The stretch of DNA GCTCGCCGCCCTGGAGGTCGACCTCACGCTTCCCGCGGTGCGGATCGGCGACGTGCTGGCGGACCTGGTGCGTGGCGCGCCCGGGCCGGGCCGGCCGGCCTCGCCGGAGCTGCGCCTCGAGGTCGACATCGCGGCGGGCGAGCGGATCGACGCCGAGGTGCTGCGCCGCATCGCCGATCCCGCCGCCCTCACCTGCCCGCAATGCGGCGGCGTGCTCTCGCAGGTGCGCGACGCCAAGCCGTTGCGGTTCCGCTGCCAGGTCGGCCACGCCCTGTCGGCCGAGACGGTCGCCAAGAAGCAGGAGGGCGCCGTCGACGAGGCGCTGCGGGTCGCCCTGCGGATCGTCGAGGAGCGGGCGGAGCTCGTCCGCCGCATGGCGCGGGACGGACGCGAGGCCGGCCGCTCGGCCGTCGGCGCGCTGTACGAGGAGCGCGCCGCCGAGTACAGCCGCTACGCCGACACGATCCGCAAGGCCGTGCTCCTCCGGCTGCCGCCGGGCGACGAGGAGGCGTGAGGGTTCGTCCGGCCCGGTCGCGGGACGGCGACGCGTCAGCCGGCGCCCCCTTGCGAGCGGACCGAACGACACGCGGCGCCTGCCCCCGTCCGGCGGCGGAAAAGAGACGAGAGACGAGACCGATGAGGCGTTCCCTCGCGCCCGGCGCGGCTTTGGCGGGCTGGACCGAACTCGAGACCGGCCCGATCCCCGGCGGGGGCGGGTCCCTGCGGCTGGTGCGGCGTGACGACGAGTACCTGATCGTCGTCGCCGGCATGGAGCTGATGGGCAGCCATCGCAGCGGCTCGGAGCGGGACCTCGCGTCCCTCGCCTGCGCGGCCCTGCGCGACCGGGCCGGCCCGCGGATGCTGATCGGCGGGCTCGGCATGGGTTTCACCCTGCGGGCGGCCCTTTCCGAG from Methylobacterium aquaticum encodes:
- a CDS encoding chemotaxis protein CheB, with the translated sequence MTNRDIVVIGGSSGATAPLKTILGALAPDLPAAVFVVLHVPARSLGVLATVTAAATHLPVQAAVDGMAIRPGTVTLGVPDHHLILAEGVIRLGRGPRENMARPSIDPLFRSAAAAYGPRVIGILLSGFLNDGASGLEAIKACGGITLVQDPAEALADEMPRSALAALEVDLTLPAVRIGDVLADLVRGAPGPGRPASPELRLEVDIAAGERIDAEVLRRIADPAALTCPQCGGVLSQVRDAKPLRFRCQVGHALSAETVAKKQEGAVDEALRVALRIVEERAELVRRMARDGREAGRSAVGALYEERAAEYSRYADTIRKAVLLRLPPGDEEA